DNA from Kitasatospora acidiphila:
CGCGATCGACGAGGGCGAGCTGCGGGTGGACGTCTACCGCGCCTCCGGCCCCGGCGGCCAGGGCGTCAACACCACCGACTCGGCGGTCCGGATCACCCACCTGCCGACCGGCATCGTGGTCTCCTGCCAGAACGAGCGCTCGCAGATCCAGAACAAGGCCTCGGCGATGAACGTGCTCCAGGCCAAGCTGCTGGAGCGGCGCCGCCAGGAGGAGAAGGCCGCGATGGACGCGCTCAAGGACGGCGGCAGCTCCTGGGGCAACCAGATGCGCTCCTACGTGCTGCACCCGTACCAGATGGTCAAGGACCTGCGCACCGAGTTCGAGACCGGCAACCCGCAGGCCGTGCTGGACGGCGACATCGATGGCTTCATCGAGGCCGGCATCCGGTGGCGCAAGCAGCGTGAGACCGCCGAGTAAGGGCGGTCGGAGCTGTCGGCCTCGATAAACAACCAAGCACGGCATCGAGGCCGGCATCCGGTGGCGCAAGCAGCGTGAGACCGCCGGGTAACTGATCAGGCACAGCAAAAGGGGCCCCGGACGGATCCGGGGCCCCTTTCCTCATCAAGTCCTCACGCCAGCGCCTGCCGGAAGATCACCACCACCGCGAGCAGCCCCGCCAGCAGCGCGAGCAGCGCTGCGGGGGAGAGCCCGGCGAACATGCCCTGCTGCTCCTCCTGCAGGCGCGCGCGGTGGGCGCGGCAGACCGGACAGCGGCCGTCGCTCACGCGGCCCGCGCAGTTGGCGCACACCAGATGGTCGCACGTCATGCGATCTCCTCCTTGCCTGCTACCGCGCTGCCCGTAACAACGCACCGGTCGACTGGTTGGTTCCCGCCCGGTGGGTCCGCGCATTCGCGTCCTCCCCCTACTCTGCCAGGTTCTGCCGCGTCCGGCGCCCGGGCCGCTGAAGGAGGCTGCACTGTGTAGCAGGGCGGCTGTGAATTGGCTCCCAATTTTCCGGTCATCTCGCCACAAGACCGGACAATCCGCTGCTGTTCGAGCGGGCGCGGACTGCGCGGCGCAGTGACGGTCGCGTATGGTCCCAAGCCGGGGAGTCGGCCCTGGGCCGGCTCCAACCGCCCGCCCCCGCACGGATTGCGGGGGGAGGGACTCCCCCTAGGATGGCCTCCGTGATGCAGCCGTGATCAGATTCGACAACGTTTCCAAGACGTATCCCAAGCAGAACCGCCCCGCCCTGTCGGAGGTCTCGCTGGAGATCGAGAAGGGCGAGTTCGTCTTCCTGGTCGGCTCCTCCGGCTCCGGCAAGTCCACCTTCCTGCGGCTGTGCCTGCGTGAGGAGCGCCCTTCCACGGGGTCGGTGCACGTGCTGGGCAAGGACCTCGGCAAGCTGTCCAACTGGAAGGTGCCGCACATGCGGCGTCAACTGGGCACCGTCTTCCAGGACTTCCGGCTGCTGCCGAACAAGACCGTGGCACAGAACGTGGCGTTCGCGCTGGAGGTCATCGGCAAGCCGAAGAGCGCCATCAACAAGGTGGTGCCCGAGGTCCTCGACCTGGTCGGCCTCGGCGGCAAGGAGGACCGGATGCCCGGTGAGCTCTCCGGTGGTGAGCAGCAGCGCGTGGCGATCGCGCGGGCCTTCGTCAACCGCCCGATGCTGCTGATCGCGGACGAGCCGACCGGAAACCTGGACCCGCAGAACTCGGTGGGCATCATGAAGCTGCTCGACCGGATCAACCGCACCGGGACCACCGTGCTGATGGCCACCCACGACCAGGCCATCGTCGACCAGATGCGCAAGCGCGTGATCGAGCTCGACAAGGGGCTGCTGGTCCGCGACCAGACCCGCGGCGTCTACGGATACCAGCACTAGCGCCTGGCGCCGGTCCGTACGCCCGACGCGTCAGCCGTCGGTCCGTCAGTCCTGATCTTGGAGTATTGAACAGCCATGCGCGCCCAGTTCGTCCTGTCGGAGATCGGCGTCGGTCTCCGCCGCAACCTCACCATGACCATCGCGGTCGTGGTCAGTGTCGCGCTCTCGCTCGCCCTCGCCGGTGCCAGTCTCCTCGTCCGCGACCAGGTCAACTCCATGAAGGGGTACTGGTACGACAAGGTCGAGGTCAGCATCTACTTCTGCACCAAGGCGGACGCGAAGACCGCCCCGCAGTGCGCCAACGGCGCCGCCACCCAGGACCAGATCGACGCCGTCGGCGCCGGCCTGGACCAGATCACCCCGTCGGTGGTGAAGACCAAGACCTTCGAGACCCAGGCGGAGGCCTACAAGCACTGGAAGGACATGAACCCGGACAGCGCGCTGGTCCAGGTTCTGGGCGCGGACGCGATCCCGTCGTCCTGGCGGGTCAAGCTCGAGGACCCGACCCGCTACGACATCATCCAGAGCGCGTTCGCCGGCAAACCGGGCGTGCGTTCCGTGGAGGACCAGCGCAAGATCCTGGAGAACCTCTTCGGACTGCTCAACGGCCTGCAGACGGCGGCCTTCGTCATCATGCTGCTGATGCTCTCGGTGGCGCTGCTGCTGATCGTCAACACGGTCCGGGTGTCGGCGTTCAGCCGAAGGCGTGAGACCGGCATCATGCGATTGGTCGGTGCGTCCAACTTCTACGTGCAGATGCCGTTCATCGCGGAAGCGGCGTTCGCGGCACTCCTGGGCGCGGTCCTGGCCTCCGGACTGCTGCTGCTGGCGAACTTCGGTGTGCAGCACTGGCTTGCCTCGCGGGTGCAGTTCATCCACTTCATCGGGCTCTCCTCGGTGCTGCAGGTGATCCCGCTGCTGATCGTGGCCGGTATGGGCATGGCGGCGATCGCGGCCTTCCTGACCCTGCGCAAGTACCTGAAGGTGTAACGGCCGTTCGTCACCCCCCCGGTGGTGTTCGAGCGTTACGCGGCCACGCAGTGCATCGGGGCCTACACTCCGATGGCATGACCGCAACCCCGTGGCGTCGGGTGCGCCACGGCGCCATGCTCAGCGTGCTGTTCGGGTTGCTGCTGTTCGGCGGGTCGGCCACCGGTGCCTGGGGCGGCACGGCCGCTCCGCTGCCGGGCCGCCCCGACTCGTGGGACGCGGCGCCCGGCGGCAGCCCGCTCTCGCCGCAGCAGGCCGAGCAGTTGGCGGCCGGCGGCGCGGACCGCTGGGCCGCCCACTACACCGCCCAGCAGTACGCCGAGTTCGCCCAGGAGCTGGACGGCGAGTACCTGGGTGTCGGCCTGGTGGTGAGCCAGAGCCCGGACGGCGGCACGGTGATCACCGCGGTGCCGGCCGGCTCACCCGCCGGCCGGGCCGGAATCGCGGCCGGCGACCGGCTGCTGGCGGTGGACGGCACCCCGGTGGACCGGCTGCCGGTCACCGAGGTGGTGGCCCGGCTGCGCGGCCGCCCGGCCGCCGGCCCCGGCTCGGCGGTCACCCTCACCGTGCGGCGCCCGGGCGCGGCGGCTCGCCAACTGACGCTGCGCCGCGCGGTGCTGGCCACCCAGGACGTCGAGGCGGACCAGCCGGCCCCCGGGGTGCTGCGGATCAGCGTGCACGCCTTCACCGCCGGGGTGGCCGACCAGGTGCGGGACGCGCTGCGCCGCACTCCGCACCACGGGGTGCTGCTCGACCTGCGCGGCAACTCCGGTGGCCTGCTGGCCGAATCGGTCGCCACGGCCTCGGTCTTCCTGGACGGCGGCCCGGTCGCCTCCTACCAAGTCGACGACGAGCGGCGGCAGTTGACCGCAGCGTCGGGCGGCGACACCCGCACCCCGCTGGTGGTGCTGGTGGACGGCGGCACCATGAGCGCGGCCGAACTGCTGGCCGGCGCCCTGCAGGACCGCTGCCGGGCGGTGCTGGTCGGCAGCCGGACCTTCGGCAAGGGCACCGTGCAGCAGCCCAGCCGACTGGCCGACGGCTCGGTCCTGGAACGCACCGTGGGCCGCTACTACACCCCGGGCGGCCGCTCCCCGGACGGCACCGGCCTGCTCCCCGACGTCACCGCGCCCGACCCGGCGGCGGCCGAGCGGCTGGCGCTGCGGGTGCTGGGCGGGCTCGGGGCGGCCCGGTAAAGCGGCTGCCGTTCACCGCGCCGAGGTGCGAGAATGGCCGGGCTATGGCAAAGGAAAAGGGACAGAAGCTGATCGCGCAGAACAAGCGGGCGCGACACGAGTACACCATCCTCGACACCTACGAGTGCGGCATGGTGCTCACCGGCACCGAGGTGAAGTCGCTGCGCGAGGGCCGGGCCAACCTGGTCGACGGGTACGCCTACACCCAGGGCGGCGAGGTGTGGATCGACAACGTCTTCATCCCGGAGTACTTCCAGGGGACGTGGACCAACCACTCGGCGCGGCGCAAGCGCAAGCTGCTGCTGCACAAGATGGAGATCCGCAAGCTGGAGGCGAAGACCAAGGAGACCGGTCACACCCTGGTCCCGCTCTCGCTCTACTTCAAGGACGGCCGGGTCAAGCTGGAGCTGGCCATCGCGGTCGGCAAGAAGCTGCACGACAAGCGGCAGGCGCTGCGCGAGAAGCAGGACGCCCGGGAGACCGCCCGCGCGGTGGCCGCGGTCCGCCGCCGCCAGGGTTGAGGATTCGGTGGACGGTCTGTAGCAGGATGGTCCCAAGCCCGTCTGCCGACCGGGTGAACTCGGTAATCGGTGGTTGACGATCAGTACGATCCAAAACCATGAATGTCTCCCTGTTGGCCGGCTGGTTCCCGTGGACCGTGCAGCTGGCGGCCGCCGCTGCGCTGCTGGTCGCGGTCGGCTGGCGGGACCGCCGCTGGCGGCTGCGCCGGGCGCCGATCGCGATCGGCGCGGGCGTGCTGCTCAGCGCCGGGCTCGGGCTGCTCGCCGTCACAGCGGGTGGCATCACCGACCCGCTGCCGCTCGGGTTCTGGCTCTGGCTGGGCGCCGCGGTGACCGCGCTGGTGGTGCTGGTGCTCGGCTGGCGCGGGGCCCGCTGGTGGCACCGGAGCCTGGCGCCGGTCGCCGCGCTGCTGGCGATCGTCTCCGGCGCCAACGCGCTGAACGCCTCCACCGGCTACTTCCCGACCCTGGACGACGCGATCGGTGAGCTCAGCGGCGCGCCGCTGCCGCAGCAGGTGACGCTCGACCAGCTCGGCTCGCTCACCGGGAAGACCAGTACCGGCCGGATCGTGCAGGTCGACATCCCCGATACCGCGAGCGGCTTCGGCCACCGCCAGGAGCTGGTCTACCTGCCCCCGGCCTGGTTCCGCAGCAAGGCCCGGCCCAAGCTGCCGGTGCTGGAGATGATCGGCGGCGAGTACGCGGCCCCCGACAACTGGGTGCGGGCCGGGAACGCGGTGCAGACCGCCGACGCCTACGCCGCCGCCCACGGCGGGTACGCCCCGGTGCTGGTCTTCACCGACGCCACCGGTGGTTTCAAGGTGGACACCGAATGCGTCGACGGCCCCAACGGAAATGCCGAAGACCATCTGGTGAAGGACATCCCGCCGTATGTCGAGAAGACTTTCGGCACCGCCACCGACCCGCACAAATGGGGCGTGGTCGGCTGGTCGATGGGCGGCACCTGCGCGATCGACCTGACGGTCGAGCACCCCGATGTCTTCGCGCATTTCGAGGACATATCCGGAGACCTCGGCCCGAACACCGGCAACAAGCAGCAGACCATCGACAAGCTGTACGGCGGGAACGCCGCCGCCTGGGCCGCACACGATCCGCTGACCGTGCTGGCCCACCACCCGAAGTACAAGAACACCTCCGGCTGGTTCGAGAGCGGCGACCAGGAGGGCAACCACATCGAGCAGGGCAAGCAGCTGAGCGCGGCGGCCCGCAAGGACGGCATCCGGACCCAGCTGAGCGTCCAGCCCGGGCGCCACGTCTGGCAGTTCGCGGCCGGCGCGTTCGCCGAGGCGCTGCCCTGGCTGGCCCAGCAGCTGGGCACCCCGGGGCCGCACCAGGGCCAGCCGACCGGCGGGCCGTCACCGAAGCCGGCCCAGGCCACCGGGCTCCCGGTCACCCCCAGGCAGTAATCGGCTGGACCGCCCCGCACCCGGCGCGTACCATGGGGCGAGCACCACCGGTCACCGACCGGAGTTGTTTCTCGAAAAGCTGTACCTTTTCAAAAGAACATGGGGATGATCGGTTTCGACAGGGGACGTCGAAACAGGAGAAGCGAGCCGAGGAACGCGGCAATGATCTCGTTAACCATCTGTCGCAAAAAAATAATCGCCAATTCTAAGCGCGAGACCTTCGCGCTCGCTGCCTGAGCAGCGAGTAGCCAAGGAGTCAGACCGGGGAGTTCCCGACCCGGATCCTGGCTTAATCTAGGGAACTGAACCGTCCGCCCCGGTTACGGGGGCGGCTGGGAAACCAAACAGTAACTGGGCCTGTTGGCGGCTTGTCCGCGTGACTGCCAGGGCCGAGAAAAGCACAGCGGACTGCGCTCGGAGAAGTCCTGAATCCACTCCACTGGACCCGGGTTCGATTCCCGGCATCTCCACCATCCCATGTGCATGCGGGCCGCCTTCCATCCGGAGGGCGGCCTTCGTGTTTCCGCGACCGTGCCGTAGGATCTTCTGTCCGCCGACTTCGAATGGCGGTTGACCTATCGCAAGACGTACGACAGGGGCACCCTTGGGAGCGCACGGCAGACCGCACGCAGCCGACACCAGCACCGCCGACTCCGCGGCCGCGACCGAGGGCCTGCGGCAACGGGAGATCGCCGGGGAGCAGCGGCACCTCGACACCGTCTACCAGCGTCTGGAGGAGAAGCTCGCCGAGGCCGAGTACGTCCTGGAGGACGCCGCCAAGCGGGTCCAGGTCGGCACCCCTGGCGCGCTCGCCGAGCGCGACGCCCAGGTCTACCGGGCGGGCGCCCACCTGAACCGGCTCAACAACGAGTTCGAGGACTTCCTGTTCGGCCGGATCGACCTGCAGCAGGCCGATGCCCCGGAGGAGCACGGCATCCCGTCCTTCACGCCGCTGGACCCGACCGACCAGAACGTGGCGCAGACCCTGCACATCGGCCGGCTCGGCGTGCTGGACGCCGAGTTCGGCCCGCTGGTGATCGACTGGCGCGCGCCGGCCGCCGCACCGTTCTACCGGGCCACCCCGCTGGAGCCGGGCCGGGTGCTGCGCCGCCGGGTGATCCGCTCCAAGGGCCGCAAGGTGATCGGCGTCGAGGACGACCTGCTGCGCCCCGACCTGGCCCCGACCCTGGACGGCCAGGAGCTCGCGGTGATCGGCGACGGCGCCCTGATGGCCTCGCTCGGCCGGGCCCGCAGCCACACCATGCGCGACATCGTCTCCTCGATCCAGAAGGAGCAGGACGAGGTGATCCGGGCGCCCGCCGCCGGCGCCACCCTGGTCACCGGCGGCCCCGGCACCGGCAAGACCGCGGTCGCGCTGCACCGGGCCGCCTTCCTGCTCTACCAGGACCGGCGGCGCTACGCCGGCGGCATCCTGGTGGTCAGCCCGACGCCGCTGCTGGTCTCCTACACCGAGGGTGTGCTGCCCGCGCTGGGCGAGGAGGGGCAGGTGGCGATCCGGGCGGTCGGCAGCCTGGTCGACGGCATCGAGGCGGAGCGCTACGACACCCCGGAGACCGCCAGGATCAAGGGCTCGGCCAGGATGGTGCAGCTGCTGCGCCGGACCGCCCGAGCCGCCCTGGAGCTGCGCGCGCCCACCGAGCTGAAGGTGGTGGCCCGCGGCGAGGTGCTGCGGCTGGACGCGGGCAGGCTGCGGGCGGTGCGCGGCCATGTGGTCGGCAGCGGCGGCACCCCGCTCAACCTGCTGCGCCCGCGCGCCCGCCGGCTGCTGCTCGACGCGCTGTGGGCGGAGGCGATCCGCGACCTGCCCAAGCCCACCGACCACTACGGCCGAGAGCAGCGCCAGGAGGAGAAGGAGGCGTTCGACGAGTACGTGTCGGACGAGGCGCCGTTCCTGGACTTCCTGGACGCCTGGTGGCCGGCGCTGACGCCGCGCCAGGTGCTGGCCAGCCTCAGGAACGCCAAGCACACCAACCGGATCGCCCGACGCACCGTCACCCCCGAGGAGGCCAGGCGGCTCGCCGCCTCCTGGCGCCACCTGGACGACCGCGGCGCGGGCGGGCTGACCGCCCACGACGTGGCGCTGCTGGACGAGCTGCAGCTGCTGCTCGGCGAGCCGGCCCGGCCCAAGGTGCGCGAGGTGGACGCGGTCGACCTGCTGACCGGCCTGGATGAGGTGACCACCTACGCCGACCGCAGCGCGCGGACGCGTGAGAGGGTGCCGGTCGAGCGCACCGAGTACGCCCATGTGATCGTCGACGAGGCCCAGGACCTCACCCCGATGCAGTGGCGGATGATCGGCCGCCGGGCCCGGATGGCCACCTGGACCATCGTCGGCGACCCCGCCCAGAGCTCCTGGCCGTTCCCGCAGGAGGCCCAGGCGGCGCTGGACGAGGTGCTGGGCTCCAAGCCGCGCCGCCGCCACACCCTGACCGTCAACTACCGCAACCCGGCCGAGATCGCCGAGGTGGCGGCCAAGGTGCTGGCGCTCGCCGCGCCCGGCACGCCGTCGCCGAGCGCGGTGCGCTCGACCGGCATCGTGCCGCGGTTCGCCGCGGTCGCCGACCCGGCCCCGGCCGCGTTCGGCGCGGCGGCCCGGGCCGAGCTGGTCCGGCTGCTCGGCGAGGTGGACGGCACGGTGGCCGTGGTGGTGCCGATGGACCGCCGGGCCGAGGCGGCCGGGTGGATCGAGGGCCTGGGCGACCGGGCGGTGGCGCTGGGCAGCCTGGAGGCCAAGGGCCTGGAGTACGACGCCACCGTGGTGGCCGACCCGACCGGGATCGCCGGCGAGTCGGAGGCCGGGCTGCGGGTGCTCTACGTGGCGCTGACCCGGGCCACCCAGCGGCTCACGGTGCTCTCCGGGCCGGACGACCTGGCCGACAGCGCGGGCGTGCCGGCGCTGCTGCGGTAGGGCGGCCCGCCGGGGCTGACAGCCCGTCAACGACTGTGGCCCCCACCTCGGGTGGGGGCCACAGTCGTACGTTGGTGACACCGACCCGCCATGCTCGCCTCGCGGCAAGTGGTCCCTCGAAGGGACGAAGGTTGGGCCCGGGGGCTTGGATCGAGCCGGTGTCTCGTCCAATGTAACCCATCGGCCCCGCAGGGCAATCCCCTCCGGAGGATTTCCGCTGCTGTGTCAGCTTCGCGGCGGCCCCGGTTGTCGACACCGTGCAATCAATGAACGTTATTTCTGGCTACGCCCTGGTAGGTGCGACGATCGAGGCCTAGGATGCGCGAGGCTCAGCGTCAACAGTTTGTTGAATCCTGCGCTGTTGAGCCCGGCACGGTGTTGAAACCAGGAAGAAGGACGTCGATGGCGACGGTGCCCAGTGTCTCCAACTCGATCACGGTGCGTCTGGAGGTCCCGGCCAGCGGCAGCGCGGTCAGCAACATCACCACCGCCGTGGAGTCCTCCGGCGGCTCGGTGACGGGTCTCGACGTCACTGCCTCCGGCCTCGAGTCGCTGCGGATCGACGTGACGGTGGCCGCCGCCTCGGTGGCGCACGGCGAGGAGATCGTCGAGAAGCTGCGCGCCATCGACGGCGTCACCATCGGCAAGGTCTCGGACCGCACCTTCCTGATGCACCTGGGCGGCAAGATCGAGATGTCCTCGAAGCTGCCGATCCGCAACCGTGACGACCTCAGCATGATCTACACCCCGGGCGTCGCCCGGGTCTGCATGGCGATCGCCGAGAACCCGGAGGACGCCCGCCGGCTCACCATCAAGCGCAACAGCGTCGCCGTGGTCACCGACGGCTCGGCGGTGCTGGGCCTGGGCAACATCGGCCCGCAGGCCGCGCTGCCGGTGATGGAGGGCAAGGCGGCCCTGTTCAAGCGGTTCGCCGGGATCGACGCCTGGCCGATCTGCCTGGACACCCAGGACGCCGACGAGATCGTGGCCATCGTCAAGGCGATCGCCCCGGGCTTCGCCGGGATCAACCTGGAGGACATCTCCGCGCCGCGCTGCTTCGAGATCGAGGCCCGGCTGCGCGAGGCGCTGGACATCCCGGTCTTCCACGACGACCAGCACGGCACCGCGATCGTGGTGCTGGCCGCGCTGACCAACGCGCTGCGGGTGGTCGGCAAGGAGATCAGCGACATCCGGGTGGTGATGTCGGGTGCCGGCGCGGCCGGCACCGCGATCCTCAAGCTGCTGCTGGCGGCCGGCGTCGAGCACGCCACCGTGGCCGACGTGCACGGCGTGGTCCACCAGGGCCGCGAGGACCTCAACGACTCGCTGCGCTGGATCGCCGAGCACACCAACCGCTCCGGCCGCACCGGCAGCCTCAAGGAGGCGGTGGCCGACGCCGACGTCTTCATCGGCGTCTCGGCCCCGAACGTGCTGGACGGCGACGACATCGCCTCGATGGCCGACAACGCGATCGTCTTCGCACTGGCCAACCCGGACCCGGAGGTCGACCCGGCGGTGGCCCGGCAGACCGCCGCGGTGGTCGCCACCGGCCGCAGCGACTTCCCCAACCAGATCAACAACGTGCTGGTCTTCCCGGGCGTCTTCCGCGGCCTGCTGGACGCGCAGAGCCGCACGGTGAACACCGAGATGATGATCGCCGCCGCCCGGGCGCTGGCCACCGTGGTCGGCGACGACCAGCTGAACGCGAACTACATCATCCCCAGCGTCTTCCATCCGGAGGTGGCCAAGACGGTCGCCGCGGCCGTGCGGGAGGCCGCGCTGGCCGCCGGCGGCAGCACCGCGGGCGCGCCGTCCCGGCCCACGCCGGGCATCGTCGGCACGCTGGACACCGCGGCTTTCCCGGTCGTCAAGCTCTAGGACAACCAGCCCTCGGGGTGGTATCCGGTCGATCACCTGGCCGAATACCGCCCCCTTCGGCGCCCACCGGGTCCGATCCCTTGCGACACAAGGGGAAGGGCGTGTTTGGGCTTGTCCGTGTCAGGGCGTACCGTAGCCCTGCGCGGGAGAGGCGTGTCCGACAAGTACGGAACGTCCCCCGGTCGCTCGGCGAGTCGTTCCCGGCCGCCGCCCACGTCGGTCCGCCGACGCCGACGGAGCGTCATCGCTGCGTGGGGAGGGCGCCGTTCGGGGTGGACGGCCGAGGCCCGATTGGCTTTCTCAGGGCCGGTAAGGGCAGGATTCGTCTCCAGGCAGGCACGTGGCAGGACAGACACGCTGCGCGGCCCGGGGCGAGCCGGGCCCCTACCACCAGCCGCCTGAACGAGCACGGTGCGCGGACCAGCGGCCCGGCCGGGTGCCCCCCGGAGGGACGACCGATGGGGCCCCCACGCACCGCAACGAACAGACCACAGGAGTACACATGAACCGCAGTGAGCTGGTGGCCGCTCTGGCCGACCGCGCCGAGGTGACCCGCAAGGACGCCGACGCCGTTCTGGCGGCCTTCGCCGAGGTCGTGGGCGAGGTCGTGGCCAAGGGTGACGAGAAGGTCACCATCCCCGGCTTCCTGACCTTCGAGCGCACCCACCGCGCCGCTCGCACCGCCCGCAACCCGCAGACCGGCGAGCCGATCCAGATCGCGGCCGGCTACAGCGCCAAGGTGAGCGCCGGCTCCAAGCTCAAGGAAGCCGCCAAGGGCGCCTGAGGCTTCGCCGTCACCTGAGGCAGGGTGGTTCCGTTCGGAACCGCCCTGCTTTCGTCATGTCCGGGGCCGGACGGGTGGTCGCCCGGGGCCGCACGTGGTCGTGCGGCACGGGAGAACGCCGAAGGGCCGCCCCGATCGGGACGGCCCCGCAGTGCGTGCGCGGTGGCGGCTCAGACCGCCAGCAGCTCCTGCTCGCTGGGCAGCTGGACGTGCGCGCCCAGCGCCCGCAGCTTCTCCAGGAAGTTCTCGTAGCCGCGGTTGATCAGCGAGATGCCGTGCACCGTGGAGGTGCCGTCGGCGGCCAGCGCCGCGATCAGGTAGGAGAAGCCGCCGCGCAGGTCCGGGATGACCAGCTCGCCGCCGAGCAGCTTGGACGGGCCGGAGACGACCGCCGAGTGCAGGAAGTTGCGCTGGCCGAACCGGCAGGGGGTGCCGCCCAGGCACTCCCGGTAGAGCTGGATGTGTGCGCCCATCTGGTTGAGCGCCGAGGTGAAGCCGAGGCGCGACTCGTACACCGTCTCGTGCACGATGGACAGCCCGGCCGCCTGGGTCAGCGCCACCACCAGCGGCTGCTGCCAGTCGGTCTGGAAACCGGGGTGCACGTCGGTCTCCAGCGCGATGGCGTTCAGCTCGCCGCCCGGGTGCCAGAAGCGGATGCCCTCGTCGTCCACGGCGAAGGCGCCGCCGACCTTCCGGAAGGTGTTGAGGAAGGTCATCATCTCCAGCTGGCGGGCGCCGCGGACGTAGATGTCGCCCTTGGTGGCGAGCGCCGCGCAGGCCCAGGAGGCCGCCTCCAGGCGGTCCGGCAGGGCCCGGTGCTCGTAGCCGCCCAGCTCGTCCACCCCGGTGATCAGGATGGTCCGGTCGGTGCCCATCGAGATGATCGCGCCCATCTTCTGCAGCACGCAGATCAGGTCGACGATCTCCGGCTCGATGGCCGCGTTGCGCAGCTCGGTGTCGCCCTCGGCGAGCACGGCGGTGAGCAGCACCTGCTCGGTCGCGCCGACCGACGGGTAGGGCAGCTCGATCTTGGTGCCGCGCAGCCGCTGCGGGGCGGTCAGGTAGGTGCCCTGCGGGTGCTTCTCGATGGCCGCGCCGAACTGGCGCAGCACGTCGAAGTGGAAGTCCACCGGCCGGCCGCCGATGTCGCAGCCGCCGAGGCCCGGGATGAAGGCGTGGCCGAGGCGGTGCAGCAGCGGGCCGCAGAACAGGATCGGGATCCGGGAGGACCCGGCGTGCGCGTCGATGTCGGCGACGTTGGCACTCTCCACGTGCGACGGGTCGAGGATCAGCTCCCCCTCCTCGTCGCCGCTGCGCACCGTCACACCGTGAAGCTGCAGCAGGCCGCGGACCACCTTGACGTCACGGATGTCAGGGACGTTG
Protein-coding regions in this window:
- a CDS encoding HU family DNA-binding protein — protein: MNRSELVAALADRAEVTRKDADAVLAAFAEVVGEVVAKGDEKVTIPGFLTFERTHRAARTARNPQTGEPIQIAAGYSAKVSAGSKLKEAAKGA
- the murA gene encoding UDP-N-acetylglucosamine 1-carboxyvinyltransferase, encoding MTDDVLLVHGGNPLEGEIRVRGAKNLVPKAMVAALLGQGPSRLRNVPDIRDVKVVRGLLQLHGVTVRSGDEEGELILDPSHVESANVADIDAHAGSSRIPILFCGPLLHRLGHAFIPGLGGCDIGGRPVDFHFDVLRQFGAAIEKHPQGTYLTAPQRLRGTKIELPYPSVGATEQVLLTAVLAEGDTELRNAAIEPEIVDLICVLQKMGAIISMGTDRTILITGVDELGGYEHRALPDRLEAASWACAALATKGDIYVRGARQLEMMTFLNTFRKVGGAFAVDDEGIRFWHPGGELNAIALETDVHPGFQTDWQQPLVVALTQAAGLSIVHETVYESRLGFTSALNQMGAHIQLYRECLGGTPCRFGQRNFLHSAVVSGPSKLLGGELVIPDLRGGFSYLIAALAADGTSTVHGISLINRGYENFLEKLRALGAHVQLPSEQELLAV
- a CDS encoding NAD-dependent malic enzyme, whose protein sequence is MATVPSVSNSITVRLEVPASGSAVSNITTAVESSGGSVTGLDVTASGLESLRIDVTVAAASVAHGEEIVEKLRAIDGVTIGKVSDRTFLMHLGGKIEMSSKLPIRNRDDLSMIYTPGVARVCMAIAENPEDARRLTIKRNSVAVVTDGSAVLGLGNIGPQAALPVMEGKAALFKRFAGIDAWPICLDTQDADEIVAIVKAIAPGFAGINLEDISAPRCFEIEARLREALDIPVFHDDQHGTAIVVLAALTNALRVVGKEISDIRVVMSGAGAAGTAILKLLLAAGVEHATVADVHGVVHQGREDLNDSLRWIAEHTNRSGRTGSLKEAVADADVFIGVSAPNVLDGDDIASMADNAIVFALANPDPEVDPAVARQTAAVVATGRSDFPNQINNVLVFPGVFRGLLDAQSRTVNTEMMIAAARALATVVGDDQLNANYIIPSVFHPEVAKTVAAAVREAALAAGGSTAGAPSRPTPGIVGTLDTAAFPVVKL